Sequence from the Peromyscus eremicus chromosome 4, PerEre_H2_v1, whole genome shotgun sequence genome:
CACAGACAGAACTTGAATCAGAGAGTGTGTTATGCCTCCAACCCCAGCTACCAGCAACAGAAGGATGCAAACCTGTCTGTTCATAATAGTCAAATAGTGCAGTAGCttacagatggccacatagcgatcATAGGCCATGAATACCAGAAGGAAGACCTCAATGCCACCAAATAAGTGCTCTACAAAGAGCTGGACCATGCAAGCTTTGAAGGAGATAGTCTTCTTATTATATAATAAATCTATAATCAAATTTGGTGAGATGGTATTGCAATAAAAAGCATCCAGGAGTGACAGACAGGCAAGAAAGAAGTACATTGGGGAGTCTAAAGAAGGGCTGGCGATCACGGTCACTACAATGAGCAGGTTTCCCAGCATTGTCACGATGTAGATGAGTGAAAACAAGACAAATAAGGCTTTTTGCCCAGAAGGATCTTGAGTAAGGCCCACGAAAATAAATTCTGTGACACTGTTACTCTGTCCCATTGACCTTTTTAGGAGGAGGTTTGTTTCAGAGATGAGAAGTCAAAAGAAGACCtgttctagccgggcggtgggtggtggcacacgcctttaatcccagcactcgggaggcagagccaggtggatctctgtgagttcgaggccaacctgggctaccaagtgagtcccaggaaa
This genomic interval carries:
- the LOC131908342 gene encoding olfactory receptor 4A5-like — translated: MGQSNSVTEFIFVGLTQDPSGQKALFVLFSLIYIVTMLGNLLIVVTVIASPSLDSPMYFFLACLSLLDAFYCNTISPNLIIDLLYNKKTISFKACMVQLFVEHLFGGIEVFLLVFMAYDRYVAICKLLHYLTIMNRQVCILLLLVAGVGGITHSLIQVLSVYKLPFCGPNVIDHFMCDMNPLLGLACTDTYFLGITVIANGGVICVGIFTFLLVSYGIILNSLQTHSQEGRRKALSTCSSHIMVVVCFFAPCIFMYARPVSNFPIDKYIAVFYTVVSPMLNPLIYTLRNAEMKNSIKKLWCKTLTT